Genomic DNA from Longimicrobiaceae bacterium:
CATCACCGGCGGCGGCGCGCTGCTGCGGGGGCTGGACCAGCGCCTGAGCGTGGAGACCGGCCTCGCCATCCACATCGACGACGACCCGCTGCGCTGCGTGGTGCGCGGCGCCGGCATGGTCCTCGACGAGTGGACCCGCTACGGCTCCGTCCTCACCCAGTAGCGTCTTGGGGAGATGCGCGGCGTCGCGGCGTCGGGAGATGCACGGCAGGCCATCATCCCTCGTCCCGGCCCGCATCTTCCTGCACCCGCCACCGCCCGCCGCTCCTCCGCCGATGCGAGGCGGTGCGCGTCCGCCGAGTCACCGCGGTCGACAGCCTCTCATCCGGAGCGGCCCCGTCCGCCGATGAACGGATGACGAGCGGCGCCCGCATCTGACGGGCACGGCGCCGGTGTTTCTCCTTCCTACCGACCCATCTCCCACCGATCCACCCGACCCCCCGCGACAGGAGGCGACACGTTGGAGCACCTCAAAGCGCTGATCCGTGACGTGCCGGACTTTCCCGTGCCCGGCATCCTGTTCCGCGACGTGACGCCGCTGCTGCGCGACCCCGCCGGTCTGGCGGACGTGGTGGAGCACCTCGCCGAGCGCTACCGCGGCGCGGGCATCGACGCGGTGGCGGGCATCGAGTCGCGCGGGTTCATCTTCGGGGCGCCGCTGGCGGTGGCGCTGGGCATCGGATTCGTGCCCATCCGCAAGCTGGGCAAGCTGCCGGCGGACAAGATCAGCCGCGAGTACGCGCTGGAGTACGGCACCAACTGCCTGGAGATGCACCGCGACGGCGTGGCCCCCGGCGAGCGCGTGCTGCTGGTGGACGACCTGCTCGCCACGGGCGGCACCGCCCGCGCCGCCGCCGAGCTGGTGGAAGAGGTGGGCGGAAAGATCGCCTCCGTCGCCGTCGTCATCGAGCTCGCCTTCCTCGACGGCCGCAAGCTCCTCGACAGCTACGACGTCCACTCCATCCTGACGTACTGACCGCCCACAGCCCCGCCCCGAATCTATCTCATTGTAGGGGTGCGATTTATCGCATCCGAAGACATTCCGGGGTAGGGATGGACGGGCTGGCGATGGCCGCATCGCCCTGGCGGCTAAAGCCGCGGGCTACGAAGGCGCGAAGCCCGCCTGCGCGGGCTGCTGCCGCATCATGGTCGAGGTGAGTGCGCTTGGCCGCTACTGGGATCGATGCTGAACGACCCTCCCCAGGAAATCTGAGGAGGGTCGTCGTATGTCGGCGTGGGGCAAGAGTGGTCGCGTCAGTTCCAGCGCATGCGGCTCCGCGCGTTCCAATAGGCCTTCGGCTCCTCTGCGAGCGAGGCGAGGCGTGCGAGGGCTTCGTCGTCGAGAGATACGTCGAGCGCGGCGGCGTTGGAGACGAGCTGGGCGGGCGTCGCGGCGCCGCTGAGCACCACGTCGGCCCATGGCTGCGCGAGGGCGGCGGCCAGGGCCAGCGCGTCGGTCGTCACGCCCAGCCGCTCCGCCTCGGTGCGCAGCGCCGCGAGCCTGGGCGCGAAGGCCGGCTCCTCGTTGCGCTCGGTGAGGCGGCCGTTCGCCAGCGCCTCCTTCACCACCACGCCCATCCCCGCCGCGTGCGCCTCCCGCAGCGCATCTCCCGCCGAGGGTTCCAGCAGGTTCCACGTGGCCTGCACCGCGTCGAACAGCGGTGCGCCGCCCACCGTGACCGCCATGGCGCGCCGAAGCGTCTCGGCCTGGCGGGCTCCGCTGAGCGACAGGCCGATGGCGGTTCCGCCCGCCCGCAGCGACGCCAGCTCGTCCAGCACGCGCGGGTCGTCCAGCACGCCGCTCTCCAGCGTGGCGGAGTGGATCTGGTACAGGTCGAGATGGCCGGCCAGCAGCTCGCGCGTCTCGCGCAGCTGGCGCTGGAGCACGGGCAGCGAGTGCTCCTTCACCTCGTGCACCTCGGCCCGCACCTCCCAGTCGGCCGTGTAGGTGTAGCCCCACTTGGACCCCACCGCCACGTCGCCTGGCGCGATGCCGTGCGACACCAGCCACGAGCCCAGGAAGCGCTCGGCCTTGCCGTACGAGCGCGCCGCGTCGAAGTAGCGCACGCCGGCCGCCCACGCCGCGTCCAGCACCCGGTGGGCGCGCGCCTCCATGGCCAGCACGCTGTACTGGCCGTGCAGGTCGCCGCCGTGGCCCAGGTTGATGTAGCCCGGCCTGCCCAGCGCGGCCAGCCCCAGGCCCAGCCGGCTGACCGTGAGGCCGCTCCGTCCCAGCCTTCGCAGCTCCATCGCGTGGCCGGCCTCTCGTTGCAGGGGTGTGTGCATGGGCGGACTCCGGTGGCGTGTATGTGTTGGCCGCACCCGCGCGTCCAGGCGTCGCCTGGCACGGAACTGGCCGCCGGAGCGCGCTCCCGCACGCCCCACCCGGCCCCGCAACCGCGCGAACGGACCCATATGGATCAAGAGCTCGATACCTCGCTGCAGGTCCTCCGCAGCGCGAAGACCGTCGCCGTGCTGGGCATGAAGGGCGACGACCAGCCGGACTCGCCCGCCCACGGCGTGCCGATGTACCTGGAGGCGCACGGCTACACCATCATCCCCGTGAACCCCGCCCTCGCGGCCAAGGGCTACCCCGGCGCGGTCGCCAGCCTGGCGGACCTGAAGGACGCGCCCGACGTGGTGCAGGTCTTCCGCCGCCCCGAGGCCGTGGCCGCGCACGTGGACGAGCTGATCGCGCTGCACCCCGGCACCGTGTGGCTCCAGCTGGGCATCCGCAACGACGAGGCGGCGAAGAAGCTGGAGGCGGCCGGCATCCGCGTGGTGCAGGACCGCTGCATGTACCGCGACCACCACGCGCTCGCCCAGGCGGGACTGCTCTAGGCGCGGCCGGAGGGGCGCGG
This window encodes:
- a CDS encoding adenine phosphoribosyltransferase, which codes for MEHLKALIRDVPDFPVPGILFRDVTPLLRDPAGLADVVEHLAERYRGAGIDAVAGIESRGFIFGAPLAVALGIGFVPIRKLGKLPADKISREYALEYGTNCLEMHRDGVAPGERVLLVDDLLATGGTARAAAELVEEVGGKIASVAVVIELAFLDGRKLLDSYDVHSILTY
- a CDS encoding aldo/keto reductase — its product is MHTPLQREAGHAMELRRLGRSGLTVSRLGLGLAALGRPGYINLGHGGDLHGQYSVLAMEARAHRVLDAAWAAGVRYFDAARSYGKAERFLGSWLVSHGIAPGDVAVGSKWGYTYTADWEVRAEVHEVKEHSLPVLQRQLRETRELLAGHLDLYQIHSATLESGVLDDPRVLDELASLRAGGTAIGLSLSGARQAETLRRAMAVTVGGAPLFDAVQATWNLLEPSAGDALREAHAAGMGVVVKEALANGRLTERNEEPAFAPRLAALRTEAERLGVTTDALALAAALAQPWADVVLSGAATPAQLVSNAAALDVSLDDEALARLASLAEEPKAYWNARSRMRWN
- a CDS encoding CoA-binding protein, which encodes MDQELDTSLQVLRSAKTVAVLGMKGDDQPDSPAHGVPMYLEAHGYTIIPVNPALAAKGYPGAVASLADLKDAPDVVQVFRRPEAVAAHVDELIALHPGTVWLQLGIRNDEAAKKLEAAGIRVVQDRCMYRDHHALAQAGLL